In the Trueperaceae bacterium genome, one interval contains:
- the cysC gene encoding adenylyl-sulfate kinase: protein MSIPTDNIVWHSHRITQNDRAGTKHQRPAILWLTGMSGAGKSTLANALESHLHKLGHHTYILDGDNVRHGLNKDLGFSDEDRVENIRRIGEVSKLFLDSGLIVMTAFISPFRADRDLVRGLVGDGEFIEVFVHAPLNILEKRDPKGLYKKARSGEISNFTGIDSPYENPENPEVFIDTSKLSIEDSVKTLMDYLESVGAFTKAK, encoded by the coding sequence ATGTCTATACCAACAGACAACATTGTTTGGCATAGCCACCGTATAACCCAAAATGACCGAGCCGGCACTAAACACCAGCGCCCTGCGATCTTATGGCTAACAGGAATGTCCGGTGCTGGAAAGTCCACACTCGCTAATGCTCTCGAGAGCCACTTGCACAAATTAGGACACCACACCTATATTCTTGATGGTGATAATGTTCGACACGGCCTCAACAAAGATTTGGGATTCTCCGACGAGGACAGAGTAGAGAACATTCGCCGTATTGGTGAAGTATCGAAATTGTTCTTGGACTCTGGACTCATTGTAATGACTGCTTTTATTAGTCCATTTCGAGCTGATCGCGATCTTGTTAGAGGACTTGTTGGTGACGGCGAATTTATCGAAGTATTCGTTCATGCACCCCTTAACATCCTTGAAAAAAGAGATCCTAAGGGTCTCTATAAGAAAGCAAGATCCGGAGAGATTTCTAACTTTACCGGTATAGACTCACCTTACGAAAACCCTGAAAACCCCGAAGTGTTCATCGATACTTCTAAACTCTCTATCGAAGACAGCGTGAAAACCCTTATGGATTATCTAGAATCCGTAGGTGCCTTCACTAAAGCCAAATAA
- a CDS encoding glycosyl transferase family 1, with protein sequence MKVAIVHDWLVTYAGSERVLEQLLLVFPDADLYSIVDFLPGHEREFLRSRFVHTSFIQRLPFAKRGFRWYLNLMPLAVEQLDLSGYDLVLSSSHAVAKGVITGPDQLHVSYVHSPLRYAWDQQVQYLREHSLSRGPRSWVLRLLLHWLRIWDVRTAPGVDHFLANSRFVARRIRKVYRREARVIHPPVNTDAFQLQPDKKPYFLAASRLVPYKRVDLIVEAFSKMPERRLIVIGDGPERKRIESLAGPNVSILGYQPPETLQHHMRLASAFIFAAEEDFGILPVEAQACGTPVIAYGRGGILDSVVNLGQKDPTGILFTEQSIDSLIDAISIFEDHRDAFLPNVIRQNALRFGEERFRKEISDFVSKRYHEFKASFDDNR encoded by the coding sequence GTGAAGGTCGCTATAGTGCACGATTGGCTGGTAACTTATGCTGGTTCTGAACGAGTTCTTGAACAGTTGTTACTTGTTTTTCCTGACGCCGACTTATATAGCATCGTAGATTTTTTGCCTGGTCACGAACGAGAGTTCCTTCGAAGTAGGTTCGTTCACACCTCATTTATTCAACGACTTCCTTTTGCTAAACGAGGATTCCGATGGTATCTCAATCTTATGCCGCTAGCGGTGGAACAGTTAGATCTATCAGGTTATGATCTTGTTTTATCGAGTTCGCACGCTGTGGCAAAAGGTGTAATTACTGGACCTGACCAACTACATGTTAGTTATGTACATTCTCCTCTTCGTTATGCTTGGGACCAGCAGGTGCAATACTTACGTGAACATAGTCTAAGCCGGGGGCCTAGAAGTTGGGTATTGCGGTTACTTTTACACTGGCTCCGTATATGGGATGTCCGTACAGCCCCTGGGGTAGATCACTTTTTGGCAAATTCAAGGTTTGTTGCTCGGCGGATCCGAAAAGTTTACCGGAGGGAAGCACGGGTTATTCATCCCCCGGTTAATACTGATGCTTTCCAACTACAACCTGACAAGAAGCCCTATTTTTTGGCTGCATCTCGACTTGTTCCTTACAAAAGGGTAGATCTCATTGTTGAAGCTTTTTCGAAGATGCCGGAACGGAGACTTATTGTTATAGGCGATGGTCCTGAGCGGAAGAGAATTGAGTCACTGGCTGGACCAAATGTTTCTATTTTGGGTTACCAGCCGCCGGAAACCTTACAGCATCATATGCGGTTAGCTTCTGCTTTCATCTTTGCTGCCGAGGAGGACTTTGGCATTTTGCCAGTAGAGGCTCAGGCGTGTGGGACACCGGTCATTGCTTACGGTAGGGGAGGCATCTTGGATTCAGTAGTTAATCTTGGACAAAAGGATCCGACAGGCATTTTATTTACTGAACAATCGATTGATAGTTTGATCGATGCGATCTCGATTTTTGAAGATCACCGTGATGCGTTTTTGCCAAACGTCATAAGACAAAACGCTCTCCGCTTTGGCGAAGAACGTTTCCGTAAAGAGATTTCTGATTTTGTGTCCAAGCGTTATCACGAATTCAAAGCATCTTTTGATGATAATCGGTAG